In one window of Neofelis nebulosa isolate mNeoNeb1 chromosome 15, mNeoNeb1.pri, whole genome shotgun sequence DNA:
- the TLR5 gene encoding toll-like receptor 5 gives MPGARSAVSSFSCLLRGIMGDPLDLVFGVVLVASPVLAISSCSSDGRLALYRFCNLTQVPWVPGTTEILLLSFNYIETVTASSFPLLEQLGLLELGTQYTPLRIDREAFRNLPNLRVLDLGGSHMHFLHLDAFQGLPHLLELRLFFCALSDAVLRDGYFRNLESLTRLDLSKNQIRSLHLHPSFRELNSLKSIDFSLNQIPIVCEQELKPLQGKTLSFLSLATNGLYNRVPMDWAKCMNPFRDMVLETLDVSHNGWTVDVTGNFSRAINGSQTSSLVLAYHIMGAGFGFRNIRDPDRSTFAGLARSSVARLDLSHGFIFSLNFRLFESLRHLKVLNLAHNKINKIAGEAFYGLDSLQVLNMSHNLLGELYNSDFGGLPEVAYIDLQNNHIGIIQDQTFKSLKTLQTLDLRDNALKTISFIPSIPTIFLGSNKLVTLPNVRLTADFIHLSENRLEDLDSLYFLLRVPHLQILILNQNRLSSCNPAHAPAGSLSLEKLFLGGNMLQLAWETGFCWDVFKGLSQLQVLYLNNNYLNFLPPGVFSDLTALRGLSLSSNRLTFLSPGDLPANLEVLDVSRNQLLSPDPGLFAGLSAVDITYNKFICECELRPFISWLNQTNVTVLGSHADVLCMYPASLAGTSLSSVSMEGCDEEEVLKSLKLSLFVLSSVTVTLFLTAVLTVAKFRGLCFLCYKAACRLLSTDHAKGSESDVYKYDAYLCFSNKDFEWVQNALLKHLDAQYSDQNRFNLCFEERDFVPGQDHIANIQDAVWGSRKVVCLVSRHFLRDGWCLEAFSYAQSRCVSDLDGALILVVVGSLSQYQLMRHQSLRGFVRKRQYLRWPEDLQDVDWFLNKLSQHLLKKEKGTKRDGDIQLQTVASVSSSANPKPQTALHLR, from the coding sequence ATGCCTGGAGCTCGGTCGGCTGTGTCTTCATTTTCCTGTCTTCTCCGCGGGATCATGGGAGACCCCCTTGACCTTGTCTTCGGAGTAGTGCTCGTGGCCAGTCCTGTGCTGGCGATTTCTTCCTGCTCCTCGGACGGTCGGCTAGCCTTGTACCGGTTCTGCAacctcacccaggtgccctgggtgccTGGCACCACGGAGATCCTCCTGCTAAGCTTCAACTACATCGAGACTGTCACTGCCTCCTCATTTCCCCTCCTGGAGCAGCTGGGGCTGCTGGAGCTCGGGACTCAGTATACCCCCTTGCGTATTGACAGAGAGGCCTTCCGAAACCTGCCCAATCTTAGAGTCTTGGACCTGGGCGGGAGCCACATGCATTTCCTGCATCTCGACGCTTTCCAGGGGCTGCCCCACCTGCTTGAACTTCGACTCTTCTTCTGTGCTCTCTCCGATGCCGTATTAAGAGACGGTTATTTCCGAAATCTGGAGTCTTTGACTCGCCTGGACCTGTCCAAAAATCAGATTCGTAGCCTTCACCTTCATCCTTCATTCCGGGAGTTGAATTCCTTGAAGTCTATCGATTTTTCCCTCAACCAGATACCCATCGTATGTGAACAGGAGCTCAAGCCCCTCCAAGGGAAGACGCTCTCCTTCTTAAGCCTCGCCACCAATGGCTTGTACAACAGGGTCCCCATGGACTGGGCCAAGTGTATGAACCCGTTCAGAGACATGGTGCTGGAAACCCTGGATGTTTCTCACAACGGCTGGACCGTGGACGTCACGGGGAACTTCAGCAGGGCCATCAATGGGAGCCAGACCTCCTCTCTGGTTCTCGCCTACCACATCATGGGGGCTGGGTTTGGCTTCCGTAACATCCGGGACCCTGACCGGAGCACATTTGCCGGCCTAGCCAGGAGCTCAGTGGCACGTCTGGATCTTTCACACGGCTTTATCTTCTCTCTGAACTTTCGGCTCTTTGAGTCTCTCAGGCACTTGAAGGTCCTGAACCTCGCCCACAACAAGATAAACAAGATTGCAGGGGAAGCGTTTTATGGACTCGACAGCCTGCAGGTTCTCAACATGTCACATAACCTTCTGGGCGAGCTTTATAATTCTGATTTCGGTGGACTGCCTGAGGTAGCCTATATTGACCTTCAAAACAACCACATTGGGATCATTCAGGACCAGACGTTCAAATCCCTGAAGACATTACAGACCTTGGATCTCCGCGATAATGCCCTTAAAACCATTTCTTTCATCCCGAGCATCCCTACTATCTTCTTGGGCAGCAATAAACTGGTGACCTTGCCGAACGTAAGGCTTACCGCCGACTTCATCCACTTGTCAGAGAACAGGCTAGAAGACCTGGACAGTCTCTACTTCCTTCTCCGGGTCCCTCACCTCCAGATCCTCATTCTGAATCAAAACCGCCTTTCTTCTTGCAACCCAGCTCATGCCCCAGCGGGGAGCCTCAGCCTGGAGAAGCTTTTCCTTGGAGGAAATATGTTGCAGCTGGCCTGGGAAACCGGCTTCTGCTGGGATGTTTTTAAGGGGCTCTCCCAGCTCCAGGTCCTGTATCTAAACAACAACTACCTGAATTTCCTTCCACCAGGAGTATTTAGCGACCTGACCGCCCTGAGGGGTCTCAGCCTCAGCTCCAACAGGCTGACCTTTCTTTCTCCCGGCGACTTGCCTGCGAATTTGGAAGTCCTGGACGTGTCCAGAAACCAGCTCCTGTCCCCCGACCCCGGTCTGTTTGCGGGCCTCAGTGCCGTGGACATAACGTACAACAAGTTCATCTGTGAGTGCGAACTCCGTCCCTTCATCAGCTGGCTCAACCAGACCAACGTCACTGTGCTTGGGTCTCATGCAGACGTCCTCTGCATGTACCCCGCCTCGCTTGCCGggacctccctctcctctgtgtcCATGGAGGGCTGTGACGAAGAGGAAGTCTTAAAGTCCCTGAAGTTGTCCCTTTTCGTTTTATCCAGTGTTACCGTGACTCTGTTCCTCACGGCCGTCCTCACGGTCGCCAAGTTCCGGGGGCTTTGTTTCCTCTGCTACAAGGCAGCCTGCAGACTGCTGTCCACGGACCACGCCAAGGGCAGCGAGTCAGACGTGTACAAATACGACGCGTATCTGTGCTTCAGCAACAAGGACTTTGAGTGGGTGCAAAACGCTTTGCTCAAGCACCTAGATGCTCAGTACAGCGACCAAAACAGATTCAACCTGTGCTTCGAGGAGAGAGACTTTGTCCCGGGGCAAGACCACATCGCCAACATCCAGGACGCCGTGTGGGGCAGCAGGAAGGTGGTCTGTCTCGTGAGCAGGCACTTCCTCCGAGACGGCTGGTGCCTCGAAGCCTTCAGTTACGCCCAGAGCCGCTGTGTGTCTGACCTCGACGGTGCCCTCATCCTGGTGGTCGTGGGCTCCCTGTCCCAGTACCAGCTGATGAGGCATCAGTCTCTCAGGGGATTCGTGCGGAAGCGGCAGTATTTGAGGTGGCCCGAAGACCTCCAGGATGTCGACTGGTTTCTTAATAAACTCTCTCAGCAccttctaaagaaagaaaagggaacgAAGAGAGACGGCGACATTCAGCTGCAGACCGTAGCCAGCGTCTCCTCATCCGCTAATCCCAAGCCACAGACAGCTCTGCATCTGCGCTAA